The Nitrospira sp. sequence CCGGTCTTCAACGGCAGTCTGGTAGTCAGGGTGCAGGAGATCAGGCAGCGGCGAAGAGAATCCGGCTGACTCATAGCCATTGACGGCATCACCCTGCTTTGCAAAGGACTGACTCAGCCACTCCGGCCTGAGAGCGATACCTCGCCCGTGATGAAGATCCAGTGCGCCCCATACCGAGAGACCGGCAAGATGCGCCGCACCGACAAACGCCTGCACCGCTTCCGAGTTCCTCTCCTTGCTCCAGTCAGAACCGGCCGGATCCAGCAGCACCGTCGTGACGTCGATCTTCAGCAATGCCTGCAACCACGCCACCCACGCCGATACCGGAGGGAGCTGGGACAGAGGAAGCCCCACAGCAATCTGACGCGAGACTGTGACAGGAGGCCCGCCTGGAATCTGGCGCAACTGATCAAGCCGATCCAACGCCTGTTGCTGGTAGAGCTGAGTCTGAGAATCGCTTCCTACATCACCCGTGGCAAGGACGCGGTATTCGGCCATTGCCGCACCATACTCCCCCATCTGCTCATAGGAACGGCCGAGCCACCAGCGGGCCTCTGCCAGCCGCGGCGCTCCGGCCGCCGTCGAATCGACAAATCGCCGGAAAAACAATGCGGCCGTGGGATACCGTTCTTGCACGAACGCCCGATGGGCCTCGCGCAACAAACTCAGGTGCGCATCGCGCGCCGGATCGGCGTGACTCTGGTCAAGAGGGGTTGATGGGGAAGGAGCGGGAACGAATCGCGGGCTGCAGGCACACAACAGTGCGAGAGACAGCGCCGCCGCCCCTCGCACCAATAGTTGTCCGGATGTGAAGGGCAAGAATACCATCGCCCTCCGAAATAGAGGCTAGGAAACGGAGACCACACAACCAGCAGGAGGCTCAAAAAGGCCGTCCAGCAAGGCCGCAGCAAGCGAAGAGGCGACAGAGGTACATACCAAGCTTCGCTTGAACCGCTCGCTTCGATCATGTGCGAGCGGAGAGTGCCTTTGCCTCAAGTAGCCTCCGTACGTTGAGCCTCTGAGTGCCGCAAGAACGAAGCTGGAGGACTTTTTCAGCATCCTGCTAACCGAAGATTTCCATGCCTGGAAAGAAGTAGGCAGTCTCGAAGGCCGCAGTCTCAGGCGAATCGGATCCATGCACGGCATTGAATTCGATATTCGCACCATGCGCCTTGCGAATCGTATTCGCGTCAGCCTTGGCAGGATCGGTCGCACCCATCAGCTCCCGGTTCTTCTTGATGGCATTGTCGCCCTGCAACACGATCACGACCGCCGGACCGGACGACATAAAGGTGCAGAGGCTATCAAAAAACGGCCGCGCCTTATGGACAGCGTAGAAACCTTCCGCAACCGGCTTCGACATCTGCATCAGCTTCATGGCCACCGGCTTCAACCCCGCCTTCTCGTAGCGGTTGATGATGTCCCCGACGGCATTCTTCTTCACGGCATCAGGCTTGATAATCGCTAACGTACGTTCACTCATTGTGGCTCCGATTTCTCCAG is a genomic window containing:
- a CDS encoding tetratricopeptide repeat protein encodes the protein MVFLPFTSGQLLVRGAAALSLALLCACSPRFVPAPSPSTPLDQSHADPARDAHLSLLREAHRAFVQERYPTAALFFRRFVDSTAAGAPRLAEARWWLGRSYEQMGEYGAAMAEYRVLATGDVGSDSQTQLYQQQALDRLDQLRQIPGGPPVTVSRQIAVGLPLSQLPPVSAWVAWLQALLKIDVTTVLLDPAGSDWSKERNSEAVQAFVGAAHLAGLSVWGALDLHHGRGIALRPEWLSQSFAKQGDAVNGYESAGFSSPLPDLLHPDYQTAVEDRVTMLVRAGCDGIFVRARDRQGFAQDFTEGSFQRFASAFGLTLTPQQLLGDVVGGEAMAYDREAIYWRWVGWKARGYATVAARIRKMIREAKPAGRLLIEVHGRTVSEPLAGLEQHGEDLNDLLQRSGSELAIRVEDAQSSAFLEQFAQQVGSSDRLWLVRPVTVPGPTPLVEWTEGLGEVSRERGEGNLLLLPRSTGNLP
- the ndk gene encoding nucleoside-diphosphate kinase, producing the protein MSERTLAIIKPDAVKKNAVGDIINRYEKAGLKPVAMKLMQMSKPVAEGFYAVHKARPFFDSLCTFMSSGPAVVIVLQGDNAIKKNRELMGATDPAKADANTIRKAHGANIEFNAVHGSDSPETAAFETAYFFPGMEIFG